The following coding sequences lie in one Xylocopa sonorina isolate GNS202 chromosome 7, iyXylSono1_principal, whole genome shotgun sequence genomic window:
- the Fas3 gene encoding fasciclin 3 isoform X1 — protein MCMESTSQFKMTIAWVCLIGLLCSTAVKASKSNPGLVDIEPKGQTAVRLGESLQILCRVGRPLRVCRVEIPGEDAGMVLSKGQPPEDGIEYHGEGTESGQCGVRIAKIKESHDGIFKCTLTTTDSRAEAQASVKIIVAKPPNNPELHTNPGSYGRNIYRTKEKLEVSCSAPSGRPAANVSLFLDDEPIGNEERPTIYDSNVDDNSLAVQNASRILDWTDNGKVLRCVASHIALDKPKETTMQLQIYYPPQPQLPIERFGYVIGSKGIVNVTVNANPRPRFLWRVNDEKINEGRPDESNRLETSTAVDLGRGVWSVILTIDSVQKSDTEKKYILEARNDEGANEYEIILSTSTVPPGVDLDAGSIIGIVVGALVLLLIVFIIIFARATGRWCFAGNTTSRNLGESSDTESAGRYSRTEVDGSRGERKSRLSLSRLFKRNKDKVSGADTDTMRTVVTVDDEKLQSGVSGGQENKPNPSGGEGGIVYAELDLTQQQQGAGPRRLNDDKTEYAEILYTKPATEEQQQSANNE, from the exons CGTCGAAATCTAACCCAGGCCTGGTGGACATCGAGCCAAAGGGACAGACTGCCGTACGATTGGgcgagagtttgcagattttatGCAGAGTGGGTAGACCACTTCGAGTGTGCCGCGTTGAGATACCTGGCGAGGACGCTGGCATGGTGTTATCCAAGGGGCAGCCGCCCGAAGACGGTATCGAGTACCACGGAGAGGGCACAGAATCGGGCCAATGTGGTGTTCGTATCGCCAAGATCAAGGAGAGCCACGACGGAATTTTCAAATGCACTCTAACGACCACCGATAGTCGGGCAGAAGCGCAGGCGTCCGTGAAAATCATTGTTGCCA AGCCGCCGAACAATCCTGAGCTCCACACCAATCCTGGATCGTACGGAAGGAACATATACAGAACGAAAGAAAAATTGGAAGTAAGTTGCAGCGCGCCATCCGGACGACCAGCGGCGAACGTTTCCTTGTTCCTTG ACGACGAGCCCATCGGCAACGAGGAGAGGCCAACCATCTACGACTCGAACGTGGACGACAACTCGCTGGCCGTGCAGAACGCGTCGCGTATCTTGGACTGGACGGATAATGGAAAAGTTCTCCGTTGCGTTGCCAGTCACATCGCCCTCGACAAGCCCAAGGAAACCACTATGCAGCTGCAAATTTATT ATCCACCTCAACCGCAACTACCCATCGAGCGCTTTGGATACGTGATCGGAAGCAAAGGGATCGTGAACGTGACCGTTAACGCAAATCCGAGGCCGAGATTCTTGTGGCGAGTCAACGATGAGAAGATCAACGAGGGGCGACCAGACGAGAGCAACCGACTCGAGACTTCGACCGCTGTCGATCTG GGAAGAGGAGTGTGGAGCGTGATATTGACGATCGACAGCGTGCAGAAATCGGACACGGAGAAGAAATACATCCTGGAAGCTCGTAACGACGAGGGAGCTAACGAATACGAGATCATTCTGTCAACATCCACAGTACCCCCAG GCGTCGATTTAGATGCTGGTTCTATCATCGGCATCGTCGTCGGAGCCCTGGTGCTACTTCTCATCGTTTTCATAATAATTTTTGCCCGCGCAACCGGACGCTGGTGCTTCGCAG GTAACACGACGTCTAGGAACCTCGGCGAGTC AAGTGACACGGAGAGTGCCGGGCGTTACTCCAGGACGGAAGTCGATGGATCACGAGGTGAACGAAAATCGAGACTCAGCCTGTCCCGTCTCTTCAAGCGTAACAAGGACAAGGTGTCTGGCGCGGACACGGACACCATGAGAACCGTCGTTACAGTCGATGACGAGAAG CTTCAGAGTGGCGTGTCGGGCGGCCAAGAAAATAAACCCAATCCTTCCGGAGGCGAAGGAGGAATTGTTTACGCGGAGTTAGATTTAACGCAGCAGCAACAGGGCGCTGGCCCTCGTCGTTTGAACGACGACAAAACGGAATACGCTGAAATTCTGTACACCAAACCAGCGACAGAGGAACAACAACAGTCAGCCAATAACGAGTAA
- the Fas3 gene encoding fasciclin 3 isoform X2 — protein sequence MCMESTSQFKMTIAWVCLIGLLCSTAVKASKSNPGLVDIEPKGQTAVRLGESLQILCRVGRPLRVCRVEIPGEDAGMVLSKGQPPEDGIEYHGEGTESGQCGVRIAKIKESHDGIFKCTLTTTDSRAEAQASVKIIVAKPPNNPELHTNPGSYGRNIYRTKEKLEVSCSAPSGRPAANVSLFLDDEPIGNEERPTIYDSNVDDNSLAVQNASRILDWTDNGKVLRCVASHIALDKPKETTMQLQIYYPPQPQLPIERFGYVIGSKGIVNVTVNANPRPRFLWRVNDEKINEGRPDESNRLETSTAVDLGRGVWSVILTIDSVQKSDTEKKYILEARNDEGANEYEIILSTSTVPPGVDLDAGSIIGIVVGALVLLLIVFIIIFARATGRWCFAARRRGDEEAASGVGAGSEAHITPGDEDEEDHEDPRIIDEKIPQGGQENPIHASTEYVNGSTDVKEPKKDEKTDTPV from the exons CGTCGAAATCTAACCCAGGCCTGGTGGACATCGAGCCAAAGGGACAGACTGCCGTACGATTGGgcgagagtttgcagattttatGCAGAGTGGGTAGACCACTTCGAGTGTGCCGCGTTGAGATACCTGGCGAGGACGCTGGCATGGTGTTATCCAAGGGGCAGCCGCCCGAAGACGGTATCGAGTACCACGGAGAGGGCACAGAATCGGGCCAATGTGGTGTTCGTATCGCCAAGATCAAGGAGAGCCACGACGGAATTTTCAAATGCACTCTAACGACCACCGATAGTCGGGCAGAAGCGCAGGCGTCCGTGAAAATCATTGTTGCCA AGCCGCCGAACAATCCTGAGCTCCACACCAATCCTGGATCGTACGGAAGGAACATATACAGAACGAAAGAAAAATTGGAAGTAAGTTGCAGCGCGCCATCCGGACGACCAGCGGCGAACGTTTCCTTGTTCCTTG ACGACGAGCCCATCGGCAACGAGGAGAGGCCAACCATCTACGACTCGAACGTGGACGACAACTCGCTGGCCGTGCAGAACGCGTCGCGTATCTTGGACTGGACGGATAATGGAAAAGTTCTCCGTTGCGTTGCCAGTCACATCGCCCTCGACAAGCCCAAGGAAACCACTATGCAGCTGCAAATTTATT ATCCACCTCAACCGCAACTACCCATCGAGCGCTTTGGATACGTGATCGGAAGCAAAGGGATCGTGAACGTGACCGTTAACGCAAATCCGAGGCCGAGATTCTTGTGGCGAGTCAACGATGAGAAGATCAACGAGGGGCGACCAGACGAGAGCAACCGACTCGAGACTTCGACCGCTGTCGATCTG GGAAGAGGAGTGTGGAGCGTGATATTGACGATCGACAGCGTGCAGAAATCGGACACGGAGAAGAAATACATCCTGGAAGCTCGTAACGACGAGGGAGCTAACGAATACGAGATCATTCTGTCAACATCCACAGTACCCCCAG GCGTCGATTTAGATGCTGGTTCTATCATCGGCATCGTCGTCGGAGCCCTGGTGCTACTTCTCATCGTTTTCATAATAATTTTTGCCCGCGCAACCGGACGCTGGTGCTTCGCAG CGAGGCGTCGGGGCGACGAGGAGGCTGCGAGCGGTGTCGGCGCCGGAAGCGAGGCGCACATCACCCCCggggacgaggacgaggaggatCACGAGGACCCGCGTATCATCGACGAGAAAATACCGCAGGGCGGCCAGGAGAACCCTATACACGCGAGCACGGAATACGTGAACGGCAGCACGGACGTCAAGGAGCCGAAGAAGGACGAGAAGACGGACACGCCTGTTTAA